agttttcatgtggtagagccttactgtaaccacttgctgactgcagtacaaatgggccggctcgaccggagtagtaccaacctccatctgaataccggcgtgaaatagtacctttgcccaactcccctccccccttttatcctgcccccataccgcccaatttagccccccccctcctcccttttaggccggccacgcacccgcagtcctaataatgctgtaggtgaccaagggcggcggtgatcacttaccattaggtgacccgcatgctagtttgccagctatttgataaaaagagtagattgatgacctcaagaaaaaacattactttctttggtttgacctgacttaaaaatactgaatttcatggttaattgcactttatcgaaatgctattacttattctttgtaaataaacataaaaaagtaaaaaaaaaaaagaaaaagaatcattatgcgtcatcgagtttcgaactccttctcttactacatacttctaagaattggtaccactgagccaaactaggtggtcacgtgaccgcccgaaatagtcaatacctttttacaacagattatatttgacattagctactcacaccacagtaaaatggatcaaaatttactgcatcatactgaaatttaggtattatagatcctctccattttgtgatttgcgacaacaatatgcccataactaactatcctcaaaaaatcgcgtcgaaataacgtctgtggaagaaatattgatgtaccaaagtttgtatggaagacgacGCACCTTAAGCAATGTAATTGAACAGAAATaattttcagagaaataaacagttaattttttttacaaaaagtgtTGTGTCGCATGTGGATTATGACGTAATTTTGTATTGAATCAATGAATGAACTAACataatttgcattttatttCTTCTAGGTGTTAAAAGTGACTCCGCTTGGCAAGGCGGTGTCAGCGTTTCCGATACTGCCGCGCTACGGGAAAATGCTGGCACTCAGTCACCAACAAAATCTTCTGCCGTACACCATAGCGCTTGTTTCTGCCCTCACTGTACAAGAGGTAAGTCagtacaattacaatttaagAGTTAGGGCTACAGCTTTTACTGAAACGGTGTGATTCATCTTCAACTTCTTCTGTACTCGCCATAAGACACCTTATTGTCTAAAGTGTTTGCAGGCATATTCACATTCGGAATCTTCACTGCATTCACTGTATGACACGGTATAAGATAGCGGTTGAAAGAGATGGTGTATGTGACATTCTCTATCTTATATCGTGACGTATAATAGTTGTGATTGCGAACATGACCGTGCGTTCTTATGGCTATGTAgtagacaataaataaataataaataaatatcatgggacacctgacaccaattgacctagtcccaaaccaagcaaagcttgtactatgtaaTCCCACAAAATAGCCATAAGTAAGTGCTTTGTGTACAGCACCAGGGTACTAGTTTTAAAAACTGGTCTACAAAGAGacagtttttatgtatttttttgattggaaaaaaagagcaaaaaattttttttttttttaggtagcgCTGCTTTGCATTTTTCtacttataacatttaatttcatttcgtTTTGTGttcaaatacttttttaaaactTAGACAACTGCGTTGTTCATGACGGGGACTGTATTTGCTTCCTGACGGAACCATTATTGGCCTTAGGTTAATATTTATCACCTCACtaaatttatttcttgttttttcacagcagattttttttgttgcttaaTTGATCACTTTCCGAAAAAAGTACACtgtaacaacaaaataaaattcccAGGTGATGTCCGGCAAACCGGACAACTGGCCAGCGACTGGTCACACGCAATTACTGGGCGATCCTGGAGTTCTGCTTCGAGCCGTGGGCGCTGCTGAATATGCTCACGTCAATGGCGAGGAGCAGCTGTTCTGTGCTAAACATGGGATTAGAGAGAAGGTGAGACTTAATCCTTACCTGACCTGATGTGCTAGGATGTCTTCCGAGGAATGTGgttctcatgaaccaatagaaacgctgcAGCAGAggtattataagtattttgtactgctttatggtgtgcaataaagaatatttgtattgtattggtgttgcaggtgtctatgggcggtggtaatctcctCGATTTCGAAACGATAATTAGATTCATAGAAATCTTTAAAAACTAAGATTAAAATCTCAGTGGaagattatttttgttatgtagTGAAagaaacagatatttttttttacattccgaTATCGTAAATCagatgatttttcttgcaggtctaaactgagcTTTACTCAAGCTTGTTAAGCTTATGTGAACTTTTTTTGGCGCAGACAAAACAAACATCCATATCGTTACACAGCTCGTGTGTATTATACTGTAGTAAAATATTCGTCTGAGACCAAGGCAACATGTGCCAACAGCCACGAGCGCttgaacttaattaaataaagttctttcattttttaaaacgtatgatctaaattaataaaactagacaaattaaactttatttgcCATGTTGCTACTTCATTTCCTCGCACCTGAAGTGAACAGCAGCTCAAGTTCGTTCATTAACGTTAAACGTTACCTTCGACTTAACTATCCACCCTCGCATGTGGCTCGGGTAATATGACACGTTTCGTGTACTTGTAATGTTTAGTCAACTATAAAAAGATCGCTAAAAATTGCACACGCCTTTATTGTTTTAaaggggtccatattgactcgcataaaatcgatcctccgattttttttcctgctaccgaTTTGTAGCCAGAATCATCACTGTTCCgaattttttacttcataattttatttgtcataaatttgtacTACTATCAACTGAGGTCATAATGGTCACTTATCAGAATATCGTAATTCATAACGTTGTCACTAAGATATGTTTGTACTCATAATGctggttttcatatttctttcattcataatcatcaatttcaataaacttgttaatcataacatttaaacatcgatacagtttttttacgttaatttaacgttaatgcgATGTTGGAACTGGAGcgaaagtttttatatattattatcaatatggaGGAGACATAAACGAATATAAATAGGCccagatgatgatattgatgagattatttacttaaattgtgaTTATCCTACTTTACTAGTGGCAGTTTGTTTCTgtagtggtcgcagttctaacctaacctaacctatattaatggcagtagtttggttctgtagtggtcgcagttctaacctaacctaacctactttactggtaGCAGTATGGTTTTGAGGGGGTTGCagttttaacttaacctaacctacatttctgacatctactaaaacttataagacgattgagggtaaaatttatgtaaaattgatttgctgacgaattgttttttctttgttacttacGTCTATTGTGGTTAAATAATGTCTACAGTAATAACATCCAACAGATGGTGATTGCTTCGCCCATTGTTGGCATTGTCATCAAAGtacttattttatcacattttttttcactaaacgaAAGCAACGCAGGCCATAAACTGTATGACAGTGAAGTTTATAGCTACAAATAAGTCTGCTTTAAAAGTATATGATAATGGAGTTTTATGAGTGCAAAACAATAtgcttaaaaaaagtatgacaaaaaaaaggagtacaagagatatttatgacaactgccattatggttttaaatgtttcggagttatgatcggtagtaatagtgactaagtattaatagtgagtattatgacagaaaattgtatgacaaacattttcggagttccaataatcggggttgaaaaattatgccaactttggcgcacccGTTTTAAAGTTAAGGTCgtgtttacatatatttttaactttagccGTATCGGTCGGTATCTTTCTGGTTGAGtgtataatttactatttttctCCAGGCCATCAAGGAAATCCGAAAGCTTCGTAAGCAGCTAACCTCCGAGATCAATCTAAGCGTTGCCAATGTGGACGTGACCATAGACCCAAGTATGAAGCCACCTGATGATAATCAGGCGAGATTGCTAAGGCAGCTGCTGCTTAGTGGCTTGGGAGATCAGGTCGGAAGAAAGATAGGCCTCGACGAAGTCAAAGAGGGTAAGGCTGGTGTCtaaaaaaatgtaactaaaaataaaaaatacacgtacatttcacaaaaaaataattaactgcTAATCCTTAAATGATAGGATTGTTGCAgtcaatgtttataatattacctacttgacTATTTGGAATTAATCGATaaaaagaaatcatttattcgtgacaaagtagcgtagcataacaaaaagatattagaaaattaagaaaattgtatgtcacgaaatggtcccgaatcagcaaaaattgccggtcttgcgaacggcgctgtgaattttgatattttactctGATTAAATATGCATTACTTTACTAGTACGTCGATTAGAATATCTGGTAGTCTAACTGACCTTTGCTTCTTTATGCGACCATGCATGGTATTTTTAAGAATTTGTTACAAATTATCCATTAAAACAAACTCGACGTTATATCCAAAGTCGCTATAGCTTCAGGTGTACCAAAGTATGCTTCAAGCTATCAAGGGAGAAGGGACAGAGATTTAAtgttgctatagcaaccataTAGGTCGCTACAAACAAGGACGTAATAAATGGAATCCATTGTAGGTTCCAAGTGGGCCGAGATTATTTTTTCCTTCATCAATAGTCCCTCTTAGGGCCGCTTGCACGATCTAgggttaaaaagttaaattgtTAACATTGTGACAgatccatacattttgacacttaACCCTGGGTTACCAAATAACTCTGAAGTTATAAATTTTAGTCCGTGCAAGACcactttattgtttatttttcctTACCAGGCGAAGATAAGCGCAAATTCAAATACGCTTACCTCTGCGGTGACTTAGAAGAACCAGTGCATCTTCACTCGGAGTCCATACTCCGGCGCACCATCCCCCAGTGGGTGGTGTACCAGGAGTTGTACGAGACCGGCGGGGAGGGGCGCCGGAAGATGGTCATGAGGAACGTGACTGCTATAGAGCCTGAGTGGCTCCCAAGCTATGTGCCTCAGCTGTGTCACTTGGGTATGTCACTACGTTTACACTAGCTTCGAACCTCGTCTGGTATCTCGCACGGTACCCGATGGGAACAGAGTTTTTGTTTACTCGCTCATGGTAGGATCGCGTTCATCATAAAGTCCTTTGATTCATGCTCTAAAAACCGCTCCCGAAGTAACTGTGGCGAGCGGCGAGATGATGCGCGAAGTGAGTCGCGAATGCACATGTCAATGTTACACACACTTCTCGTGACTTGTGTCGTCACTCGCACACGAGTAAGGGTCTCCCCATATCTATCCACGCGGAATTGGCttaagccgaccaaaaaacgctttatgtgAAAGTGAATGAAAAAGGCgtcttcccgtcggtaaacgtcgtttcacgtcggccgagccgatcgacgtctttttcgctcttattgcgtggacgtaaagagttttttgatcggctaaagccgattccgcgtcgataggtttggggagaccctaaATGGCTATTAGATTAGCCCACTATACATACACATGAATAGTGACGCTACCGTAACGGgctgtaaaaacaaaaacaaaaagcgggaaatgaaaaaaaaccgtAGTTTGACAGTGAAAACATATGTCACACTGATGTAGCTGTCTTTCTCGCGCGAATGCATAGTAGCAAGGTTGTATCATCGAATAATGTTGAGAACTCCTCTTAACCAGGTGACCCTCTCACGGAACCCGCTCCCAGGTTCGACGAGAAAACTGGTCGCGTGAAGTGCCACTACAAGGGTACATTCGGAAAAGCGGGATGGGAGCTGCCCGTTGTGGAGATAGACTTCCCAGACAAGATCGAAAAGTACAGGTAAAAAccggtcaatgagggctatcgttttttgtctcactagatggcgcactgttgcgtgaggttattaagtatggttttgaaagtctgttattatgggcgtgaaaacaaagtttagattaaaatcatatttaatacaccttaaaaccgtaccataaaaatatcgagcatgccacagtgttgcatagtccccgttttgttcggaaaaaagggaggacaaaggtttccgaaagacaaaactgtctcaaaacacagacattcattggcccggaacgcatatttgccataattaatttcagatattgcaaaatattcacaaaattattctaattataagtaaacccgcgtagctcacccaaaaactatgagatttgacatttcggagacctcacgccacggtacactagcgcctctagcggcgaattcatacgcgatagccctcattgcgggTCAGACTCGCTCAACCGAGGGTTTCGAACAAGGGTTTCGTATCATACTGTCCCTCTtactcccgtattaaataatatgagcGCCAGCCGGACGGCAAGACAAAgtacgaattttgcacttcgcagtaTAGCCAGGTACAGTACAATCAGAATATTGCCTAACGTCGCTTGGGACTCGTTGGTTTAtttttcgttttcctgaagattcattatgaaaaagaaagagaaaaccAATCTTCTGTTCCGAACGACATTAACAAACTTTAGTAAACTAGTTTAATTGTACATATTACTATCTATAAATATTCAGTTTTTGCAGAGCccttctcctaagcaaaatgtacgcagtgtgtggtcgttttagatggttttttgacatagacagtcagacataaataattatgattttcggacttttcttattgattgtgTTATAAGAGCTGCCTTcacacaaaatttcaagttgtaCAGGCGAAAGTACCATAGAAAAATCGgttaaggcaatttgtatggaaacacctgtTTTATATAATGACCTTAAT
The sequence above is a segment of the Choristoneura fumiferana chromosome 9, NRCan_CFum_1, whole genome shotgun sequence genome. Coding sequences within it:
- the LOC141431112 gene encoding probable ATP-dependent RNA helicase kurz translates to MLALSHQQNLLPYTIALVSALTVQEVMSGKPDNWPATGHTQLLGDPGVLLRAVGAAEYAHVNGEEQLFCAKHGIREKAIKEIRKLRKQLTSEINLSVANVDVTIDPSMKPPDDNQARLLRQLLLSGLGDQVGRKIGLDEVKEGEDKRKFKYAYLCGDLEEPVHLHSESILRRTIPQWVVYQELYETGGEGRRKMVMRNVTAIEPEWLPSYVPQLCHLGDPLTEPAPRFDEKTGRVKCHYKGTFGKAGWELPVVEIDFPDKIEKYRWFARFLLEGTVIPKLRKYSGSLLSPPSTMVKSWSKLQPRTEILLKGLIAKRVGSKPELLDAWSEQSNYLLDEYLKWLPESAHNEVTLNWPPLKP